Proteins from a genomic interval of Magnetococcales bacterium:
- a CDS encoding glycosyltransferase family 39 protein, which produces MKRYQTWGGILTGLVLLVMAYLTVARLPPPRIQEFLQEHTVDLLHAHLVLILCALLFQTQRHHGLAFPSGWRCPAPLRWHLTVFLTGGILLTATLAPQTHRIFYDEDIYQGIAMNMAFEHRAQMCNDGVHEYGLFHCHRGEYNKQPNGYPFLIATVFRLTGINENATFFLNNVLLGVAMAVVFLIALHLFGNPWAGLFAALITALTPQNLHWFNTAAAEPSSTVSAALVVLAGLHATRNKDEPALILLAGLTSFCLNIRPENGLILIVLAAIFLGQWPQAFREPRFYLFVWLVALLALPVFMHALLVRNNPWGSDAAPFALHHFMDNLKVNLSYYWDNRQFPLLFTLLAMTGWHHRRRLGELALLWLWFFLFFGIFLFFYAGRYDYGADIRFSLPSHLPLALLAGIGAERLGHALARRLGHPPRLGYALVTLVLILSFIPFLPQVRAVTSEAWAARADHRFAREMARQIPDDALVLTHNPAMFHLWGKNAAQVSLALEDTEGTIPQPFLRAANHVYFHYNFWCNVDDPLQSGFCTRLLQRYRHELVVEYQERNNRFALYRIFPREDGKP; this is translated from the coding sequence ATGAAACGCTACCAAACCTGGGGCGGCATCCTGACAGGCCTGGTTCTCCTGGTCATGGCCTACCTGACGGTGGCACGACTGCCCCCCCCCCGCATCCAGGAATTTCTTCAGGAACATACCGTGGACCTCCTTCACGCCCACCTGGTCCTGATCCTCTGCGCCCTTTTGTTCCAGACACAAAGGCATCATGGTTTGGCATTTCCTTCCGGTTGGCGCTGCCCGGCACCATTGCGCTGGCACCTGACCGTCTTCCTGACCGGGGGAATCCTCCTGACGGCGACACTCGCCCCCCAGACCCATCGTATTTTCTATGATGAAGATATTTATCAGGGAATCGCCATGAACATGGCCTTCGAACACCGGGCGCAAATGTGCAACGATGGCGTCCACGAATACGGCCTGTTCCATTGCCATCGGGGAGAATACAACAAACAACCCAACGGTTACCCCTTTCTGATCGCCACGGTGTTTCGACTGACGGGAATCAACGAAAACGCCACTTTTTTTCTCAACAATGTCTTGTTGGGAGTGGCAATGGCCGTTGTTTTCCTGATCGCCCTCCATCTGTTCGGCAATCCCTGGGCCGGTCTCTTCGCCGCCCTGATCACTGCCCTGACGCCACAAAACCTTCACTGGTTCAACACCGCCGCCGCCGAACCCTCTTCCACCGTCAGCGCAGCCCTTGTCGTCCTTGCCGGACTGCACGCCACCCGGAACAAAGACGAGCCCGCCCTCATTCTCCTCGCGGGACTGACCTCCTTTTGCCTGAACATCCGTCCGGAAAACGGCCTGATCCTGATCGTGTTGGCGGCTATTTTTCTTGGCCAATGGCCCCAGGCGTTCCGTGAACCACGTTTTTATCTGTTCGTGTGGCTCGTGGCACTGTTGGCACTGCCGGTTTTCATGCATGCCCTGCTGGTACGAAACAATCCCTGGGGCAGCGACGCCGCCCCCTTCGCCCTCCATCATTTCATGGACAACCTCAAGGTCAATCTGTCCTATTATTGGGACAATCGCCAGTTTCCCCTGCTGTTCACCCTTCTGGCCATGACCGGATGGCACCACCGAAGGCGCCTGGGCGAGCTGGCGCTGCTTTGGCTCTGGTTTTTTCTTTTTTTCGGTATTTTTCTTTTTTTCTATGCCGGTCGCTACGATTACGGGGCGGACATCCGCTTTTCGCTCCCATCGCACCTGCCCCTGGCCCTTCTGGCGGGAATCGGCGCCGAACGGTTGGGACATGCCCTGGCACGCCGCCTCGGACACCCGCCACGATTGGGATATGCCCTCGTCACCCTTGTTCTGATCCTTTCCTTCATCCCCTTTCTGCCCCAGGTGCGCGCCGTCACCAGCGAAGCCTGGGCCGCCCGCGCCGATCATCGTTTTGCCCGGGAAATGGCCCGGCAAATCCCCGACGACGCCCTCGTCCTGACCCACAATCCCGCCATGTTCCACCTGTGGGGAAAAAACGCAGCCCAGGTCTCCCTCGCCCTGGAAGATACGGAAGGAACCATCCCCCAGCCATTCCTCCGCGCCGCCAATCACGTCTATTTTCACTATAATTTCTGGTGCAACGTCGATGACCCGTTACAAAGCGGTTTTTGCACCCGCCTGCTGCAACGGTACCGTCATGAATTGGTCGTGGAATACCAGGAACGAAACAATCGTTTCGCTCTGTACCGGATTTTTCCCCGCGAGGACGGAAAACCCTGA
- the dmeF gene encoding CDF family Co(II)/Ni(II) efflux transporter DmeF encodes MTFISASGKGVHRHTFDSGNPLAERNTRYAAFLTLAMMVLEIIGGWLTNSMALLADGWHMSSHALALGLSVLAYRAARRFAEDRRFSFGSWKIEILGAYTSAIALAGIAAMMLYHSLERLLEPAPIHYDQAMILAFAGLLVNLACAWLLKDEDPSERQHAHVAHSHHSLDQYRQVADSAGHRHAHTHAGEHHHSHAHDSANGHAHDLNQHSALMHVLADAVTSVLALLALMGGKMWGANWLDPMMGIVGSVLVAVWAGQLLRATGRILLDAEMDHPLVEDIEKTLAGSGIDHTLSDLHLWRVGREMYACILVLETMAPIEPSAIRDLLRDHRQLVHVTVEINPRRLQDCPDDSCFQGRSSAPEGPRVNMGAQVISQGWPSGSAK; translated from the coding sequence ATGACATTCATTTCCGCTTCCGGGAAGGGCGTTCACCGCCACACCTTCGATTCGGGAAACCCCCTGGCGGAACGAAACACCCGCTACGCCGCTTTTCTGACGCTGGCGATGATGGTGCTGGAGATCATTGGCGGCTGGCTCACCAACTCGATGGCATTGCTTGCCGACGGCTGGCACATGAGTTCCCACGCCCTCGCCCTGGGACTTTCGGTCCTGGCCTATCGGGCGGCACGGCGGTTTGCCGAGGATCGCCGGTTCAGTTTCGGCTCGTGGAAGATTGAAATCCTCGGTGCCTATACCAGCGCCATCGCCCTGGCGGGCATCGCCGCCATGATGCTTTATCATTCCCTGGAACGACTCCTGGAACCGGCCCCGATTCATTACGATCAGGCCATGATCCTTGCCTTCGCGGGTTTGTTGGTCAATCTTGCCTGTGCCTGGCTTCTCAAGGACGAGGACCCTTCCGAGAGACAACACGCGCACGTTGCGCACAGCCATCATTCCCTGGACCAATATCGTCAGGTTGCCGATTCGGCAGGGCATCGCCACGCCCACACCCATGCCGGAGAACATCACCATTCGCACGCGCATGATTCTGCAAACGGCCATGCCCACGACCTGAACCAGCATTCCGCCCTCATGCATGTCCTTGCGGACGCGGTGACCTCGGTCCTGGCGCTATTGGCGTTGATGGGGGGAAAAATGTGGGGCGCCAACTGGCTCGATCCGATGATGGGGATTGTCGGTTCGGTGTTGGTGGCGGTGTGGGCGGGACAACTCCTGCGGGCGACGGGGCGGATCCTCCTGGATGCCGAAATGGACCATCCCCTGGTCGAGGACATCGAAAAAACCCTTGCCGGAAGTGGCATCGACCACACCCTGTCCGACCTTCACCTGTGGCGTGTCGGGCGGGAAATGTATGCCTGCATCCTCGTCCTGGAGACCATGGCGCCGATCGAACCCTCGGCAATCCGCGATCTGCTGCGTGATCATCGGCAACTGGTGCATGTCACGGTCGAAATCAATCCGCGGCGCTTGCAGGATTGCCCGGACGATTCTTGTTTTCAAGGGAGGAGCAGCGCTCCCGAAGGTCCCAGGGTAAACATGGGGGCCCAGGTGATTTCCCAGGGGTGGCCGTCGGGGTCGGCGAAATAG
- a CDS encoding VOC family protein: MDQRLSLVTLGVHDLSRSRAFYESLGWRASMASCDQVCFFQTGSMALALYPMASLLEDSGKGGCVPVAGGITLGINVPERQDVDQNLATVLAFGGTLLHAAIDTPWGGRTAYFADPDGHPWEITWAPMFTLGPSGALLLP, translated from the coding sequence ATGGACCAACGTCTTTCTCTTGTCACCCTGGGCGTTCACGATTTGTCGCGGTCGCGGGCCTTCTACGAAAGCCTGGGCTGGCGGGCCTCGATGGCCAGTTGCGACCAGGTTTGTTTTTTCCAGACCGGCTCCATGGCCCTCGCCCTCTATCCCATGGCATCTCTATTGGAAGATTCAGGCAAGGGCGGATGTGTTCCCGTCGCCGGTGGCATCACCCTGGGGATCAACGTACCCGAACGCCAGGATGTGGACCAGAACCTTGCCACCGTCCTGGCCTTTGGGGGAACACTTCTGCACGCCGCCATCGACACCCCATGGGGTGGCCGGACTGCCTATTTCGCCGACCCCGACGGCCACCCCTGGGAAATCACCTGGGCCCCCATGTTTACCCTGGGACCTTCGGGAGCGCTGCTCCTCCCTTGA
- a CDS encoding glycosyltransferase — protein MPFTIVIPTRNEAPTIADIVSRCLRLTPHVLVMDTASEDGTEELARRAGARVEKVTRPGKGRAIRAAIGLLNTPLVVFIDADGSHVVEDIPLLLAPLREGRADHVQASRLIGGSSELHGGFDEFFRLAGSALITALINWRFKVRLSESQNGFRAFRVELLRVLDLRENTTTIEQEMVMKTLKAGGRIAEVPSHEHPRLHGRSCIRLSRVWWRYLFSLIVELCT, from the coding sequence TTGCCGTTCACGATCGTCATTCCAACACGCAACGAGGCCCCGACCATCGCCGACATCGTCTCCCGCTGTCTGCGCCTGACCCCCCATGTCCTGGTCATGGATACCGCCTCGGAAGATGGCACGGAAGAACTGGCCCGGCGTGCCGGGGCCCGGGTCGAAAAGGTGACGCGACCCGGCAAGGGGCGGGCCATCCGCGCCGCCATCGGCCTTCTGAACACCCCATTGGTGGTATTCATCGACGCCGACGGGTCTCATGTGGTGGAGGACATTCCGCTCCTGCTCGCGCCCCTCCGCGAAGGTCGTGCCGACCACGTTCAGGCCTCCCGCCTCATCGGCGGTTCCAGCGAACTTCATGGCGGTTTCGATGAATTTTTCCGCCTGGCCGGCAGCGCCCTGATCACTGCCCTGATCAACTGGCGTTTCAAGGTGCGGTTGAGCGAAAGTCAGAACGGCTTTCGCGCCTTTCGCGTCGAACTGCTTCGGGTACTCGATCTCAGGGAAAACACGACGACCATCGAGCAGGAAATGGTCATGAAAACCTTGAAGGCGGGTGGACGCATCGCCGAGGTCCCCAGCCATGAACATCCCCGTCTTCACGGTCGTTCCTGCATTCGCCTGTCACGGGTCTGGTGGCGCTATCTTTTTTCCCTGATCGTCGAATTGTGTACCTGA
- a CDS encoding oligosaccharide flippase family protein, which translates to MERRKKPFPEEIIHVVSDRPGESDFMAGAFAKRSLPLLSIAGSTGSLVAGCATGSRHFFGGFVNHLRVWWRGFFGSRLRINMVSTVVTNIINILVLALAYPVYLHFLGYELYGVWLSLGVVLVFAQLGDLGIRTAIVKLVAEAQGQEDMAAMGQYVLMALMLLTVSGSLVFLSILGLRTSIIQWFRFPGELTAIAQWLLPWIGLLSVYVLIVQALKAVVAGLGRMDLANAIETGGRVVTIVLSILLFFLGWKLESLLLASWLSHCGQHLAAILVIRRLSSLRILRRANLDRARFRAMIDFSALVFGGALVSMLLDPFNRMMIARCVGVSAIPVYDIVYRVANQLRSVVAEGMRPLLPELSRMANDGGRRERIGHVQRRLQGLVLLLIPLFLGLWWFSDAGFEFWLRQGYSSELAQAFGILLPGIWANLAGVPAYYTLMAMNRAGLCFIAHAIQALVNAALVLLAWNGFGMLDVSIVCAAVSVGYVLSTLFLLKHGRIPPHERHPGMVA; encoded by the coding sequence ATGGAGCGGCGGAAAAAACCGTTTCCGGAAGAGATTATCCATGTCGTGTCCGACCGTCCAGGGGAATCCGATTTTATGGCGGGGGCGTTTGCGAAACGCTCCCTGCCGCTTCTATCGATCGCCGGATCGACCGGGTCCTTGGTGGCGGGCTGTGCAACCGGTTCAAGGCATTTTTTCGGAGGATTTGTGAATCATCTCCGTGTGTGGTGGCGCGGCTTTTTTGGATCGCGTTTGCGGATCAACATGGTCTCCACCGTGGTGACCAATATCATCAATATCCTTGTGTTGGCCCTCGCCTATCCGGTCTACCTCCACTTTCTTGGCTATGAACTCTATGGCGTCTGGCTTTCCCTGGGGGTGGTGCTGGTCTTTGCCCAATTGGGTGACCTGGGGATTCGTACCGCCATCGTCAAACTGGTGGCCGAAGCCCAGGGGCAGGAGGATATGGCGGCGATGGGGCAATATGTCCTCATGGCGCTGATGCTGTTGACCGTTTCGGGCAGCCTTGTCTTTCTGTCGATCCTTGGGCTGCGAACATCGATCATCCAATGGTTTCGTTTTCCTGGAGAACTGACGGCCATCGCCCAATGGTTGCTGCCCTGGATTGGACTTCTTTCGGTCTATGTGCTGATCGTTCAGGCGCTCAAGGCGGTCGTGGCGGGACTGGGACGGATGGACCTGGCCAACGCCATCGAGACGGGGGGGCGGGTCGTCACCATCGTCCTTTCCATTCTCTTGTTTTTTTTGGGTTGGAAACTTGAAAGTTTGCTGTTGGCCTCATGGTTGTCGCATTGTGGCCAACATCTGGCAGCCATCCTTGTGATCCGTCGCCTTTCCAGCCTGCGCATCCTTCGTCGCGCCAACCTTGACCGGGCCAGGTTTCGCGCCATGATCGACTTCAGCGCCCTGGTCTTTGGCGGCGCCCTGGTTTCCATGCTGTTGGACCCCTTCAATCGGATGATGATCGCACGCTGTGTCGGGGTATCCGCCATTCCGGTCTATGACATCGTCTACCGGGTGGCCAATCAATTGCGGTCCGTGGTCGCCGAGGGGATGCGTCCCTTGTTGCCCGAGTTGAGCCGGATGGCCAACGACGGCGGGCGCCGGGAGCGGATCGGACACGTCCAGCGACGTTTGCAGGGATTGGTTCTGCTGCTGATTCCGTTGTTTCTCGGGTTGTGGTGGTTTTCGGATGCGGGATTTGAATTCTGGTTGCGGCAGGGTTATTCTTCCGAACTTGCCCAGGCGTTCGGCATTCTGCTCCCGGGGATCTGGGCCAATCTGGCCGGCGTCCCCGCCTATTATACACTCATGGCCATGAACCGGGCCGGCCTGTGTTTCATCGCCCACGCCATTCAGGCGCTGGTCAACGCCGCTCTGGTCCTTCTGGCATGGAACGGGTTCGGGATGCTCGATGTATCCATCGTTTGCGCCGCGGTTTCCGTGGGGTATGTTCTGTCCACTCTTTTTCTCCTGAAACATGGCCGGATACCTCCGCATGAGCGCCACCCTGGCATGGTCGCCTGA
- a CDS encoding CoB--CoM heterodisulfide reductase iron-sulfur subunit A family protein — MVDGQAAGQTILVVGGGISGLTTAVEAAEVGYNVLLVEKSPHFGGRVAQHNKYFPKLCSPTCGLEINYQRIKNNPRIRLMTLAEVEEITGSTGAFTARIRQHPRFVNHKCTACGECAKACTTEVDNPYNFGMNKVKAIRNDHFMAFPSHFYMDPDFAATDEARKLVEVCPVGAIEPGMQPVVIEEKVASVVWTTGWKPYDAEKIQPYGFGRFANVTTNMRFERMADRFGPTGGRIIRPSDGKEARNVAFIQCAGSRDHNYLPFCSRICCLASMKQATYVRGLYPDSKVTIFYIDLRAMDRYEAFQKMVEADSQVRWIKSKPARIDEDPKTGNPVVVGENTLTGVRYEEPFDLVVLATGMEPNSATTSRVPLKEARYDDYGFVVSGGGLFSSGCASQPSDVSGSVQSSTASALRAIQTAVHAKG; from the coding sequence ATGGTGGATGGGCAAGCCGCGGGCCAAACCATTTTGGTCGTCGGCGGCGGAATCAGTGGTCTCACCACTGCCGTTGAGGCTGCCGAAGTCGGATACAATGTTCTCCTGGTTGAAAAATCTCCCCATTTCGGAGGCCGGGTCGCGCAGCACAATAAATATTTTCCCAAGCTCTGTTCTCCCACCTGCGGCTTGGAGATCAACTACCAGCGCATCAAGAACAATCCGCGCATCCGTCTGATGACGCTCGCGGAAGTGGAAGAGATCACCGGATCGACCGGCGCCTTTACCGCGAGGATCCGGCAACATCCGCGCTTCGTCAACCACAAGTGTACCGCGTGTGGCGAATGCGCCAAGGCCTGCACCACCGAAGTGGACAATCCCTACAACTTCGGCATGAACAAGGTCAAGGCCATCCGCAACGATCATTTCATGGCCTTCCCCAGCCATTTCTACATGGATCCCGATTTTGCCGCCACCGACGAGGCGCGAAAACTGGTCGAGGTCTGTCCCGTTGGCGCCATCGAACCGGGCATGCAGCCGGTGGTCATCGAGGAAAAGGTGGCCAGTGTTGTCTGGACCACGGGCTGGAAACCCTACGATGCGGAAAAAATCCAACCCTACGGCTTTGGCCGTTTCGCCAACGTTACCACCAACATGCGCTTCGAACGGATGGCCGACCGGTTTGGCCCCACCGGAGGCAGGATCATTCGTCCCTCCGACGGCAAGGAGGCGCGGAATGTCGCCTTCATCCAGTGCGCCGGCTCCCGGGACCACAACTATTTGCCTTTCTGTTCGCGGATCTGCTGTCTGGCCTCGATGAAGCAGGCCACCTATGTTCGTGGTCTGTATCCCGATTCGAAGGTGACCATCTTCTATATCGATCTCAGGGCCATGGACCGCTACGAAGCCTTCCAGAAAATGGTGGAGGCCGATTCCCAGGTCCGGTGGATCAAGTCCAAGCCGGCCCGTATCGATGAAGATCCCAAAACCGGCAATCCCGTGGTCGTGGGTGAGAATACCCTTACCGGCGTCCGCTACGAGGAACCGTTCGATCTTGTGGTTTTGGCCACGGGAATGGAACCCAATTCCGCGACCACCTCCAGGGTTCCCCTGAAGGAAGCCCGTTACGACGATTATGGCTTTGTCGTTTCGGGAGGCGGACTTTTTTCCTCGGGTTGCGCCAGTCAACCTTCCGATGTGTCCGGTTCGGTCCAATCGAGCACCGCATCCGCGCTCCGGGCCATTCAAACAGCTGTGCATGCAAAGGGATAA
- a CDS encoding insulinase family protein, whose protein sequence is MNNAGFKLLHREHVEALKVTVESHLHEETRARHLHLATDDGHNAFLVAFLTIPTDSTGVAHILEHTTLCGSQRYPVRDPFFMMLRRSLSTFMNAFTASDWTAYPFASQSRKDFGNLLDVYLDATFFPQLLELDFAQEGCRIELENPEDPASRLVYKGVVFNEMKGAMSSPERVLWEHLSRHIFPTNAYHFNSGGDPEHIPELTWEALKKFHARHYHPSNAIFMTFGDIPAAEHQKVFAERVLSRFTGQAMDLGVGREQRRDEPLRVTGTYALDGEEETSERTHVVVGWLLGESVDQELLLKTHLLNGVLLDNSSSPLLKFLETTDLGTAPSPICGLDDSGREMVFACGVEGSEPEHADAVEQGILEVIERVAREGVEQERVAAVLHQLELSRREIGGDGLPYGLKLMLTALPAALHGGDPVSGLALDPILERLREEITHPEFIKDLARKWILDNPHRVRVVLTPDTTLNARLAQKEADRLAQLKEKMTVEEIRHLQRFALDLRKRQEQEDDSEVLPRVTLADIPPTPAIPVGSARTGFPLPLTHFDRPTNRLVYHQVILDVPEMTDELLDLLPLFSSSLAEVGVGARDYLETQAWQSAISGGIGARTSVRGDVLETGNFRCVFSVYGKALTRNQAHLAELIHDTLLAARFDERTRIRELIAQFRAGAEMRVNDNGHVLAMSAASAASSPTGTLHERWSGMSAIRRLKQLDESLDDPVQLDGLCSRFKAIQEILLKGPRQLLVVGEQEDFPGMEDTLRRMWADGGPGDGMDPLRPRPVRVMTHQGWEIVTTVNFCARVNRSVPFSHPDAPVLSVLGQYLKNGFLHRAIRERGGAYGGGAGYDSDTGSFRFYSYRDPRLSETIADFQRSLEWLHEGQHPPRALEEAILGVIGAIDRPASPAGEARRAFHDTLHGRTPERRGRYRAAVLNVTLEDLRRVGGDYLRPEEASYAVVGSAAALDRETDSTWKRHSLQDEH, encoded by the coding sequence ATGAACAACGCCGGTTTCAAACTCCTGCATCGGGAACATGTGGAAGCCTTGAAAGTCACCGTGGAATCCCATCTCCACGAGGAGACCCGCGCCCGACATCTTCACCTGGCGACCGATGATGGGCATAACGCCTTTCTGGTGGCTTTTCTGACGATTCCCACCGATTCGACGGGGGTGGCGCACATCCTCGAACACACCACGCTGTGCGGCAGCCAGCGGTATCCGGTGCGTGATCCATTCTTCATGATGCTCAGACGCTCGCTTTCGACCTTCATGAACGCCTTCACCGCCAGCGATTGGACCGCCTATCCGTTCGCGTCGCAATCGCGCAAGGATTTCGGCAATCTGCTCGATGTCTATCTGGACGCCACGTTTTTTCCACAGTTGCTCGAACTGGACTTTGCCCAGGAGGGATGCCGCATCGAACTGGAAAACCCGGAAGATCCGGCGTCGCGGCTGGTCTACAAGGGGGTGGTCTTCAACGAAATGAAGGGGGCGATGAGTTCCCCCGAGCGGGTCCTGTGGGAACACCTGTCGCGGCACATCTTTCCGACGAACGCCTATCATTTCAACAGCGGCGGCGATCCGGAACACATACCCGAGCTGACCTGGGAGGCGCTGAAAAAGTTCCATGCCCGGCATTATCATCCATCGAACGCCATCTTCATGACCTTTGGCGACATTCCCGCCGCGGAGCATCAGAAGGTGTTCGCCGAGCGGGTGTTGTCCCGTTTCACGGGTCAGGCGATGGATCTCGGAGTCGGGCGCGAACAGCGCCGCGACGAACCTCTGCGGGTGACGGGAACCTATGCCCTCGACGGCGAAGAGGAAACCTCGGAGCGGACCCATGTGGTCGTCGGCTGGCTGTTGGGAGAGAGCGTCGATCAGGAACTGTTGCTCAAAACGCATCTGCTCAACGGGGTATTGTTGGACAACAGTTCATCGCCGCTCTTGAAGTTTCTCGAAACCACCGACCTCGGAACCGCCCCCTCTCCCATCTGCGGACTGGACGATTCGGGTCGGGAGATGGTCTTTGCCTGTGGCGTGGAGGGCTCGGAACCGGAACATGCCGATGCGGTCGAACAGGGAATCCTGGAGGTCATCGAAAGGGTGGCCCGGGAAGGGGTGGAACAGGAACGGGTCGCGGCGGTATTGCATCAACTGGAGCTGTCGCGACGGGAGATCGGCGGCGATGGTTTGCCGTATGGTTTGAAACTCATGCTGACGGCCCTGCCGGCGGCCTTGCATGGCGGGGATCCGGTGTCGGGGCTGGCGCTGGATCCGATTCTCGAACGGCTGCGCGAGGAGATCACCCATCCCGAGTTTATCAAGGACCTGGCGCGGAAATGGATCCTGGACAATCCCCACCGGGTCCGGGTGGTCCTGACGCCCGACACCACCCTGAACGCCCGTCTGGCGCAAAAGGAGGCGGACCGCCTTGCCCAGCTCAAGGAAAAAATGACCGTAGAGGAAATCCGACATCTCCAGCGTTTTGCCCTGGATCTGCGGAAGCGCCAGGAACAGGAAGACGATTCGGAGGTGCTGCCGCGGGTCACCCTGGCCGACATCCCCCCCACTCCGGCCATTCCGGTGGGTTCGGCGCGGACCGGTTTTCCCTTGCCCCTGACCCATTTCGACCGTCCGACCAACCGCCTCGTCTATCATCAGGTCATTCTGGATGTCCCGGAGATGACGGATGAACTGCTCGACCTGCTGCCACTTTTTTCTTCAAGCCTGGCGGAAGTCGGAGTGGGCGCCAGGGATTATCTGGAAACCCAGGCGTGGCAGTCGGCCATCAGCGGCGGCATCGGCGCCCGGACCTCGGTGCGTGGCGATGTCCTGGAAACAGGCAATTTTCGTTGTGTCTTCTCGGTGTATGGCAAGGCATTGACCCGCAACCAGGCGCACCTGGCGGAATTGATTCACGACACCCTGCTTGCGGCCCGGTTCGACGAACGGACCCGGATTCGCGAACTGATCGCCCAGTTTCGCGCCGGGGCGGAAATGCGGGTCAATGACAACGGCCACGTTCTGGCCATGAGCGCCGCCAGCGCCGCAAGCAGTCCGACGGGAACGCTTCACGAACGTTGGAGCGGCATGTCGGCGATTCGCCGGCTCAAGCAGTTGGACGAATCACTGGACGACCCCGTGCAACTCGATGGATTGTGCAGCCGTTTCAAGGCGATCCAGGAGATTCTCCTGAAGGGGCCGCGGCAACTGCTGGTGGTTGGCGAACAGGAAGATTTTCCGGGAATGGAGGACACCTTGCGACGGATGTGGGCGGATGGGGGGCCTGGCGACGGAATGGATCCGTTGCGTCCCAGGCCGGTGCGGGTGATGACGCATCAGGGATGGGAAATCGTCACCACGGTCAATTTTTGTGCCCGGGTCAATCGTTCGGTCCCATTTTCCCATCCCGATGCCCCGGTTCTGTCGGTGCTTGGCCAATATCTGAAGAACGGATTCCTGCACCGTGCCATTCGCGAGCGTGGCGGCGCCTATGGGGGGGGAGCGGGTTACGATTCCGACACCGGTTCCTTCCGTTTTTATTCCTACCGCGATCCGCGGCTGTCCGAGACGATCGCCGATTTTCAACGTTCCCTGGAATGGCTCCACGAGGGCCAGCATCCGCCCCGGGCCTTGGAGGAGGCCATTCTTGGGGTCATCGGCGCCATCGACCGTCCCGCATCGCCGGCGGGCGAGGCGCGACGCGCCTTCCACGACACCCTTCATGGTCGCACCCCCGAGCGCAGGGGCCGGTATCGCGCGGCGGTCCTGAACGTCACTCTGGAAGATTTGCGCCGGGTCGGCGGGGATTACCTGAGACCCGAAGAAGCCTCTTACGCGGTTGTGGGGAGTGCCGCGGCCCTGGATCGGGAGACCGATTCGACCTGGAAGCGTCATTCGCTTCAGGATGAACACTAA
- a CDS encoding radical SAM protein, with the protein MKVRLVMRNRLFLAGRILKSALFESIRPYKLTFAVTARCNSRCRSCATWRHDAVDELSLEEIEHFFSVNPHFQWLDLTGGEFFLRDDAVDIARIALHHSRRCFHLHIPTNAVDPHRTASGVTKINALAADLFTVTISLDGPPEVHDRIRGVAGNWQAAMEVYQALKGLTSASFRIFFGFTASPWNLGDFPATVAAVRQRFPEVTLHHFHLNLYHRSSHYYRTRGESPPFQGHEAAVLDQVHLFRRGIGGSFDPIAHLERRYLGLVNHFLATGRSPLPCQALAESLFLSADGTVYPCSIWDRPLGNLRRDGFHLEPILAASSGVRKEVRDERCPGCWTPCEAYPSILAGFWRSPRSRPSPAAGGPRHPIPSSPAASVTDP; encoded by the coding sequence GTGAAGGTTCGCCTCGTCATGCGCAACCGCCTTTTTCTGGCCGGACGAATTTTGAAAAGCGCCCTTTTCGAATCGATTCGCCCGTACAAATTGACGTTCGCCGTCACCGCGCGGTGCAACAGCCGTTGTCGCAGCTGCGCCACCTGGCGCCACGACGCGGTCGATGAACTCTCCCTGGAGGAGATTGAACATTTTTTTTCGGTCAATCCTCATTTTCAATGGCTCGATCTGACCGGCGGCGAGTTTTTTCTGCGCGACGATGCCGTGGACATCGCCCGGATCGCATTGCATCACAGCCGCCGCTGTTTTCACCTGCACATTCCCACCAACGCCGTCGATCCCCATCGGACAGCCTCCGGAGTGACAAAAATAAACGCCCTGGCCGCCGACCTTTTCACCGTGACCATCAGCCTCGATGGACCGCCCGAAGTCCATGACCGCATCCGCGGCGTCGCCGGCAACTGGCAGGCGGCCATGGAGGTCTATCAGGCCCTGAAAGGGCTGACGAGCGCCTCGTTCCGCATTTTTTTCGGTTTCACGGCAAGCCCCTGGAATCTGGGAGACTTTCCCGCCACCGTCGCTGCGGTACGGCAACGGTTCCCGGAGGTCACCCTGCATCACTTTCATCTCAACCTGTACCACCGCTCGTCCCACTACTACCGCACCCGGGGCGAATCCCCCCCCTTCCAGGGCCATGAGGCGGCGGTTCTGGACCAGGTCCACCTGTTTCGCCGGGGAATTGGCGGCTCCTTCGATCCCATTGCGCATCTGGAGCGGCGGTATCTGGGCCTGGTCAACCATTTTCTGGCGACCGGACGTTCCCCCCTCCCCTGCCAGGCGCTGGCGGAATCGTTATTCCTCTCCGCCGATGGAACGGTCTATCCGTGCAGTATCTGGGACCGTCCCCTGGGCAATCTGCGCCGCGACGGGTTTCATCTCGAACCGATTCTGGCTGCCTCCAGTGGTGTCCGCAAGGAAGTACGCGACGAGCGCTGTCCCGGATGCTGGACCCCGTGCGAGGCCTATCCATCCATTCTCGCCGGATTCTGGCGTTCGCCACGATCAAGACCATCTCCCGCAGCCGGTGGACCACGCCACCCCATCCCATCGTCCCCAGCCGCTTCGGTCACCGACCCTTGA